One region of Candidatus Saccharibacteria bacterium genomic DNA includes:
- a CDS encoding PRC-barrel domain-containing protein: MLKLSESLIGQPVMSLRTGQPVARITTAIYNPNNLKIEGFYCQDKFSRKELVLLYQDVRDVIPQGVVINDHDVLVEAHELVRLKKIMDIGFELIGKQVVTLSKQRLGKVTDFSTEVETMYIQKIYVSRGILKGLTRGNLAIDRSQINEITDKKIIVNDLLDSAAVPAGAAA; encoded by the coding sequence ATGCTGAAACTGAGCGAAAGCCTTATAGGTCAACCCGTCATGAGCCTGCGTACAGGGCAACCAGTTGCCCGTATAACTACGGCAATTTATAACCCAAATAACCTGAAAATAGAGGGCTTTTATTGCCAGGACAAATTTAGCCGCAAAGAGTTGGTGCTTTTGTATCAAGATGTCCGCGATGTCATACCCCAAGGAGTTGTAATCAACGATCATGACGTCCTCGTGGAAGCACACGAGCTAGTGCGTCTCAAAAAAATTATGGATATTGGGTTTGAACTAATAGGCAAACAGGTGGTAACACTTAGCAAGCAGCGACTCGGTAAAGTGACCGATTTTTCAACCGAGGTTGAGACAATGTACATTCAAAAAATATATGTTTCTCGGGGAATTTTAAAAGGTCTAACTCGGGGCAATTTGGCCATCGACCGCTCGCAAATAAACGAAATTACTGATAAAAAAATCATCGTGAATGACCTCCTCGACTCTGCCGCTGTACCAGCTGGCGCTGCTGCTTAG
- a CDS encoding RecX family transcriptional regulator, translating to MIVTAIKAQVKREGRYSIFVDGKYAFSLSSEALLSAGYVTGQELSQTELIEAKRQSQVDKAYVLTLAYVARRMRSEGELRDYFRRKGYDDEFGRTVLPKLKRLGLVDDAEFARRWVENRRLLKATSTKKLRLELSQKKVSSDIVKQVLDDDETDERQILRSLVEKKRKISRYQDDQKLMMYLARQGFNYQDIKSALQGID from the coding sequence ATGATAGTAACAGCCATCAAAGCTCAGGTGAAACGCGAAGGGAGATACTCCATCTTTGTCGACGGAAAGTATGCGTTTAGTTTGAGCTCTGAAGCGCTGCTGAGCGCAGGGTATGTGACAGGACAAGAACTATCCCAGACCGAGTTGATAGAGGCAAAACGACAATCCCAGGTGGATAAAGCCTATGTTCTCACGCTCGCATACGTGGCGCGGCGTATGCGCAGTGAGGGAGAACTGCGTGACTATTTCCGTCGGAAAGGCTATGACGACGAGTTTGGGAGGACTGTGCTCCCAAAGTTGAAGCGGCTGGGTTTAGTGGACGACGCCGAATTTGCGCGTCGCTGGGTTGAAAACCGCCGTCTCCTAAAAGCGACAAGCACCAAAAAGCTTCGTCTTGAGTTGAGCCAAAAGAAAGTTAGCAGCGACATTGTTAAACAAGTATTAGATGATGACGAAACTGACGAACGTCAAATTCTCCGCAGCTTGGTTGAGAAAAAGCGTAAGATTAGTCGCTATCAAGATGACCAAAAACTCATGATGTACCTCGCCCGCCAGGGTTTCAACTACCAAGATATAAAGTCGGCATTGCAGGGCATCGACTAA
- a CDS encoding NUDIX domain-containing protein, with protein MSEHDIDIVDDNDVVIGRASKSEAQQEGLRHRIVRVVLEDPSGMILIQKRQANKELYPGCWDNSASGHVVCGEDYQVAAERELYEELGVVAKLEQVQYYPSYREAGWYKLNRFNTLYRSVILAETTLKLQVDEVADVRWISALELRDLVENHTTEVADGLIEVYEIMYKP; from the coding sequence GTGAGTGAGCATGACATTGACATTGTCGATGACAATGACGTTGTTATCGGGCGGGCATCAAAGAGCGAAGCGCAACAAGAGGGATTACGCCACCGGATTGTCCGGGTTGTATTGGAAGACCCGTCTGGCATGATACTGATACAAAAACGTCAAGCTAACAAGGAACTTTACCCAGGATGTTGGGACAATTCTGCTTCCGGCCACGTTGTTTGCGGGGAAGACTACCAAGTGGCGGCCGAGCGGGAGCTGTACGAAGAACTAGGCGTTGTGGCGAAACTAGAGCAAGTACAATACTACCCGTCGTACCGCGAGGCAGGTTGGTACAAGCTGAATCGTTTCAACACACTGTACAGATCAGTTATACTGGCCGAAACAACTCTGAAATTGCAGGTTGATGAGGTCGCCGATGTCAGGTGGATAAGCGCGTTGGAGCTGCGTGATCTTGTGGAAAATCATACAACCGAAGTCGCCGATGGGTTGATTGAAGTTTACGAAATTATGTACAAGCCATGA
- a CDS encoding alpha/beta hydrolase codes for MTRKAVILHGTEGYTEGNWFRWLETQLKRKAYDVWLPQLPNSEHPSLRKWLDFVHENAPFPLAEDTVLIGHSSGASLALLIAQENPTKLKSVVCVSVFTNECGKSVATDWEANAKLFDVPYNWPKITEKVENQIVIVHSDDDPYVPLKQAEYIAGKLGAALTVIPGQGHFNLEKSHEYSIFPLLIDLLDKGVPRE; via the coding sequence GTGACGAGAAAAGCAGTAATTTTGCATGGCACTGAGGGTTATACTGAGGGGAATTGGTTCCGGTGGCTTGAAACTCAGCTCAAGCGCAAAGCTTACGATGTCTGGCTACCACAGTTACCAAACTCCGAACATCCGAGCCTGAGAAAGTGGCTTGATTTTGTTCATGAAAACGCGCCATTTCCGCTAGCAGAAGACACGGTACTCATCGGTCACTCGTCGGGGGCAAGCCTTGCGCTTCTGATTGCTCAGGAAAACCCAACCAAGTTAAAATCAGTCGTATGCGTATCTGTTTTCACAAACGAATGCGGTAAAAGCGTTGCAACTGACTGGGAAGCCAATGCTAAACTATTCGACGTGCCATATAATTGGCCGAAAATTACGGAAAAAGTTGAAAATCAGATTGTTATTGTGCACTCCGACGACGACCCATATGTACCGCTGAAACAGGCCGAGTATATTGCCGGTAAACTTGGTGCCGCACTCACCGTCATTCCTGGTCAAGGACATTTTAACCTAGAGAAGAGCCACGAGTATAGCATTTTTCCGTTACTTATAGATCTATTGGATAAAGGAGTGCCGCGTGAGTGA
- a CDS encoding histidine phosphatase family protein: MANVFYVRHGQSEANGARVFAGGGSDSSLTENGINQAVTVAAKLTIKIELSWLGEK; this comes from the coding sequence ATGGCGAATGTTTTTTATGTACGTCACGGTCAGAGCGAAGCAAATGGCGCACGCGTTTTCGCCGGTGGAGGAAGTGATTCCTCATTAACAGAAAATGGTATAAATCAAGCAGTTACGGTCGCGGCTAAGCTTACAATAAAGATTGAGCTTAGCTGGTTAGGTGAGAAATAG
- the recA gene encoding recombinase RecA produces MAKAASDKVDNTKEAKQQGEGKAKALGLALETIEKQFGKGSIMKLGENHGVEVECTPSGSLSLDLALGGGIPKGRIVEVYGPESSGKTTLTLHAIAEVQKRGGTAAFIDAEHALDPSYAKRIGVDIENLLLSQPDNGEQALEITETLVRSNAVDLIVVDSVAALVPRAEIEGDMGDSHMGLQARLMSQALRKLTGVISRSKTTVIFINQIRMKIGVMFGNPETTTGGNALKFYASVRMDIRRISQIKTGDSVIGNRARVKVVKNKIAPPFREAEFDIMYNQGISVAGDILDLATTHNIVEKAGAWFAYNGEKIGQGREAAKTYLQENPKVQAEIATKVREAATKE; encoded by the coding sequence ATGGCAAAAGCAGCAAGCGACAAGGTCGACAATACAAAAGAGGCAAAACAACAGGGAGAGGGTAAGGCAAAGGCACTTGGGCTTGCTCTAGAGACCATTGAGAAGCAGTTCGGCAAAGGCTCGATTATGAAGCTGGGCGAAAATCATGGTGTTGAAGTAGAGTGTACGCCAAGTGGCAGTCTTTCGCTCGACTTGGCACTGGGCGGCGGTATACCAAAAGGTCGCATAGTTGAGGTCTACGGTCCTGAATCAAGCGGTAAGACTACGCTAACACTTCATGCTATAGCCGAGGTCCAAAAACGTGGTGGCACAGCGGCCTTCATTGACGCTGAGCACGCGCTTGACCCATCTTACGCGAAACGCATTGGTGTAGATATTGAAAATCTTCTTCTCAGCCAGCCAGATAACGGCGAGCAAGCACTTGAGATCACCGAGACACTCGTTCGTTCCAACGCTGTCGATCTGATTGTCGTTGATTCGGTTGCGGCGCTAGTACCACGCGCTGAAATTGAAGGCGACATGGGTGATAGCCATATGGGTCTCCAGGCTCGTTTGATGAGTCAGGCGCTCCGCAAACTTACAGGCGTCATTAGTCGCAGCAAGACAACAGTCATCTTTATTAACCAAATTCGCATGAAGATTGGCGTGATGTTCGGTAACCCAGAAACGACTACCGGAGGCAATGCACTCAAATTTTATGCCAGTGTGCGCATGGACATCCGCCGCATATCCCAAATAAAAACAGGCGATAGCGTCATCGGCAACCGTGCCCGCGTGAAAGTTGTTAAAAATAAAATCGCCCCGCCGTTCCGCGAAGCCGAATTTGACATTATGTACAACCAGGGTATTTCGGTTGCAGGCGACATCCTTGACCTTGCTACTACACACAACATTGTTGAAAAAGCCGGCGCGTGGTTTGCCTACAACGGCGAAAAAATCGGCCAAGGCCGCGAAGCCGCCAAGACATACTTGCAGGAAAACCCCAAAGTTCAAGCCGAAATAGCTACAAAAGTCCGCGAAGCTGCCACTAAAGAGTAG
- a CDS encoding transposase has product MPRRNTTRVDASENYYHVYARGNSRHRIYLDEQDYLTFLNLFARYLSPEEAKDPYGISYPNFYNKVDLLAYCLMPNHFHLLVYQRHAKMLTSLMQSIMTSYSRYFNKKYGRSGSLFESRFRATMISDDTYLMHITRYIHLNPRQWRDYAYSSLPYYLQRAQETWLRQERILELFPGSQEYLDFMADYEENKKMIDILKKELANGW; this is encoded by the coding sequence ATGCCAAGGAGAAATACCACTAGGGTGGACGCTTCTGAAAACTATTATCACGTATATGCGCGCGGTAATAGTCGACACCGCATATACCTCGACGAGCAAGATTATCTAACTTTTCTTAACCTTTTTGCCCGTTATTTATCTCCCGAAGAAGCGAAAGACCCGTATGGTATTTCGTACCCAAATTTCTACAATAAAGTCGATTTGTTAGCGTATTGCCTTATGCCAAATCACTTTCATCTGCTTGTGTATCAAAGGCATGCAAAAATGCTTACAAGTCTCATGCAGAGCATCATGACAAGTTATAGCCGTTACTTTAATAAGAAGTACGGCCGAAGTGGTTCCCTGTTTGAGTCGAGGTTTCGAGCCACTATGATTTCGGACGATACGTATCTCATGCATATTACAAGGTATATTCACCTAAATCCTCGCCAATGGCGAGACTACGCATACTCAAGTTTGCCGTATTATTTGCAACGAGCCCAAGAGACATGGCTACGCCAGGAACGCATACTTGAGCTTTTCCCCGGCTCGCAAGAATATCTCGATTTCATGGCGGACTATGAAGAAAACAAGAAGATGATAGACATTCTTAAGAAGGAGCTTGCGAACGGTTGGTGA
- a CDS encoding type II/IV secretion system protein, which yields MRVSDSLVEKLLASTGKFSDEQLESLRKQEKSEKKPLQDVVVSSNTLSEKELTQLYAAEIDVPFVEFVARDLPKEVLELIPERVARQHRAVAFQTDEDGVVFVAMEDPDDVPAISFLQKQLGKPVRIHIATTTTVQNALDVYSGDASNVGTEIERVIAIQEKDDGDEIVDKADVAEDSPIAQTVNLIIDYGVKNSASDIHIEPRENFVVVRYRVDGILREVNKLPRKVLGALVSRIKILANLKIDEHRAPQDGRFKIVVSNHVYALRVSTLPIVDGEKVVMRILDESSKPATLEDLGYWGSALEAVQQAIVQPHGMVLVTGPTGSGKSTSLFCILSMLNSPGVNISTVEDPVEYRIFGANQTQVNPLAGMTFTSGLRALLRQDPNIIMVGEIRDGETADLAVQAALTGHLVFSTLHTNNAATCLPRLLDMKIEPFLIASTVRIVIGQRLVRRLCIDCRESYTPDDAHLTKLYKIFQLKTGDTMKRLRELEQSALDAGIGATNPSKSNAVDPATLSMSTSEIVRLWRAHEDGCDTCNHTGYHGRIGIYEVLRNTDEIQQMIVTNSTSDKLQEQALLDGMLTMQIDGLVKALRGQTSIEEILRVTAEKA from the coding sequence ATGCGTGTATCAGATAGTTTGGTGGAGAAGCTACTGGCGTCGACTGGAAAGTTCAGCGACGAACAGCTTGAGTCTCTTCGCAAACAAGAAAAGAGCGAGAAGAAGCCATTGCAAGATGTGGTTGTTTCGAGCAACACGCTGAGCGAGAAGGAACTGACGCAGCTGTATGCCGCCGAGATTGATGTTCCTTTTGTTGAATTCGTGGCTCGTGATTTGCCAAAAGAGGTGCTAGAACTCATTCCCGAACGCGTCGCTCGGCAGCACCGTGCAGTGGCATTTCAGACCGATGAAGATGGTGTCGTATTTGTGGCCATGGAGGATCCCGATGACGTCCCAGCCATTAGCTTTCTCCAGAAACAACTTGGAAAACCAGTCCGTATCCACATCGCAACGACGACGACTGTGCAAAACGCGCTCGATGTCTACAGCGGCGACGCCAGCAACGTGGGCACGGAGATTGAACGAGTTATCGCAATTCAGGAAAAGGACGACGGCGATGAGATTGTCGACAAAGCTGATGTGGCAGAAGATTCCCCCATTGCCCAGACGGTTAACCTCATCATCGACTACGGTGTAAAAAACAGCGCCAGTGATATACACATTGAACCGCGTGAAAACTTTGTGGTGGTACGGTACCGAGTTGATGGTATTTTGAGGGAGGTCAATAAACTACCCCGTAAGGTACTCGGCGCCCTGGTGTCGCGCATAAAAATCCTAGCCAACCTCAAGATTGACGAACACCGTGCCCCTCAAGACGGGCGATTCAAAATAGTCGTAAGTAATCATGTCTACGCACTTCGTGTCTCTACCCTGCCTATAGTTGACGGGGAAAAGGTTGTTATGCGTATCCTCGACGAATCAAGCAAGCCCGCCACACTAGAAGACCTTGGCTACTGGGGCAGCGCGCTTGAAGCTGTGCAACAGGCTATTGTACAGCCACACGGCATGGTACTGGTCACCGGGCCGACCGGATCTGGCAAGTCTACCAGTCTTTTTTGTATCCTAAGTATGCTTAACAGCCCTGGGGTAAACATCAGCACGGTCGAAGACCCTGTGGAATACCGAATATTTGGAGCCAATCAGACACAGGTGAACCCACTCGCTGGCATGACCTTTACTAGTGGCCTCCGAGCCCTGCTCCGCCAAGATCCAAACATCATTATGGTAGGCGAGATTCGTGACGGCGAAACAGCTGACTTAGCTGTCCAAGCCGCCCTAACTGGCCACCTTGTATTCAGCACCCTCCACACTAATAACGCAGCCACTTGCCTCCCCCGCCTGCTCGATATGAAGATTGAGCCGTTTCTCATTGCCAGCACTGTCCGAATAGTTATTGGCCAGCGCCTGGTAAGAAGACTCTGTATTGATTGCCGTGAATCATACACCCCGGATGACGCGCATCTCACAAAACTCTACAAGATATTTCAGTTGAAGACCGGCGACACTATGAAGCGTTTACGTGAGCTTGAACAATCCGCACTAGATGCAGGTATCGGCGCAACGAACCCGAGCAAATCAAATGCTGTCGACCCCGCTACCCTTTCCATGTCCACCAGCGAAATCGTACGATTGTGGCGGGCGCACGAAGATGGTTGTGATACGTGCAACCATACTGGATATCACGGCCGAATAGGCATTTATGAAGTACTTAGGAATACCGATGAAATTCAACAGATGATTGTTACTAATTCGACAAGCGACAAGCTTCAGGAACAAGCGTTACTTGATGGCATGCTTACAATGCAAATTGACGGGCTCGTGAAAGCCTTGCGAGGGCAGACCTCAATAGAAGAAATCTTGCGTGTGACGGCAGAAAAAGCGTAA
- a CDS encoding type II secretion system F family protein — translation MLFTYKALRKDNSDVSGTIEAADHEAAMAALARQGLRPLLVSATATKKRFGFNKRVKSSDMVIFTRQLSTMISAGVPIARGLSTLQESADSAYFREILGKVTKDIEGGTQLGDAFAKFPNIFDEVYVNMVRAGEEGGILDDILKRLAVQVEQNASIKKKIKSAMAYPVVILSITVVAFFGIMFILMPKISKILLDLGGPNAKLPVYTQILLDLSHFSRKYAYIMIPAMVLVVWAIRRYIRTPKGKYQFHSLLLRLPIVKTIVTKIAIARFSRTFASLMSAGVGVLDSLSVTGGAIGNKVIEKELAEAAAEVKNGKQLSEVIGQSPHFPRIVAQMLAVGEETGTTDTVLIKVADFYEEEVGNAIDGLASVIEPVMILFLGAGVGLIAASVMGPIASMSNNVGTN, via the coding sequence ATGCTCTTTACCTATAAAGCTCTGCGAAAAGACAATTCCGACGTATCGGGCACTATTGAAGCCGCCGACCACGAAGCGGCTATGGCTGCGCTCGCTCGCCAAGGGCTACGCCCCCTGCTAGTCTCAGCTACCGCTACAAAAAAACGCTTTGGCTTTAATAAAAGAGTCAAAAGTAGCGATATGGTGATATTCACTCGGCAGCTGTCCACAATGATTTCTGCCGGTGTGCCAATTGCGCGAGGGCTCTCAACCCTCCAAGAAAGCGCCGACAGCGCTTACTTCCGTGAAATTCTTGGCAAAGTAACCAAAGATATTGAAGGTGGAACACAGCTCGGCGATGCATTCGCAAAATTCCCTAATATTTTTGATGAGGTCTATGTAAACATGGTTCGGGCCGGTGAAGAAGGGGGCATACTAGACGACATCCTGAAACGCCTCGCCGTTCAAGTTGAGCAAAACGCAAGCATAAAAAAGAAAATTAAGAGTGCCATGGCATATCCGGTAGTAATTCTGAGCATTACGGTTGTGGCTTTTTTTGGGATTATGTTTATCCTCATGCCAAAAATATCAAAAATTCTACTCGACTTGGGTGGGCCAAATGCAAAACTGCCTGTCTACACGCAGATATTATTAGACTTGAGTCATTTCAGCCGCAAGTACGCTTACATCATGATTCCGGCTATGGTTCTGGTAGTATGGGCAATCCGGCGGTACATACGGACTCCAAAAGGAAAATATCAATTTCATTCTTTGTTACTTCGCCTACCTATCGTAAAGACTATTGTCACTAAAATAGCAATCGCACGTTTTTCCCGAACTTTCGCCTCACTCATGTCTGCCGGCGTGGGCGTGCTTGATTCGCTATCAGTTACAGGGGGCGCCATTGGCAACAAAGTTATCGAAAAGGAACTCGCCGAAGCAGCCGCCGAGGTAAAGAATGGCAAACAGCTATCTGAAGTAATCGGTCAGAGTCCACATTTTCCACGAATAGTCGCCCAAATGCTTGCGGTCGGTGAAGAAACCGGCACAACCGACACCGTACTGATAAAAGTGGCCGATTTTTACGAAGAAGAGGTTGGGAACGCTATCGATGGCCTTGCGTCAGTAATTGAACCTGTGATGATACTTTTCCTCGGCGCTGGGGTCGGGCTAATCGCAGCCAGTGTCATGGGGCCAATTGCCAGCATGAGTAATAACGTCGGTACTAACTAG
- a CDS encoding prepilin-type N-terminal cleavage/methylation domain-containing protein, protein MVSLKNKKGFTIVELLIVIVVIGILATLVIVTFTGIQQKGRNSQRQTDINAIQSQAEAFYAQHGFYPTLADLQIATAPTFIQTYMKGLPADALKDPKGPTVTITGTTDADQYSYVASGTGCTNTTATTITAGEPVENGCDAFVVTATLEGGTTYSKQSN, encoded by the coding sequence ATGGTTTCACTAAAGAATAAAAAAGGCTTCACAATCGTCGAGCTTTTGATTGTGATAGTCGTCATCGGCATTTTGGCGACGCTTGTTATTGTCACATTTACCGGTATCCAACAAAAAGGTCGAAATAGTCAACGTCAAACAGACATTAACGCAATTCAGAGCCAGGCTGAGGCTTTTTACGCGCAGCACGGTTTTTACCCCACACTTGCTGACCTACAGATTGCAACAGCTCCTACTTTCATACAGACATATATGAAGGGTCTACCGGCAGATGCTCTTAAGGATCCGAAGGGACCGACCGTAACCATTACGGGCACTACCGACGCTGATCAATACAGCTACGTTGCAAGCGGAACTGGTTGTACTAACACAACCGCTACAACCATCACTGCTGGTGAGCCAGTAGAGAACGGCTGTGATGCCTTTGTCGTGACGGCAACACTTGAGGGCGGAACTACCTACAGCAAGCAAAGCAACTAG
- a CDS encoding carboxypeptidase regulatory-like domain-containing protein: MKRKRVGQSGFTLVELSVSLFVMSLVIVAFFGLFISLVRSTIIAKRRAVAITLATNQMEYLKSLPYDSLAVVGGSILAPTLLPATKTETLNGVRYTTTTGINYADDAYDGCGSYPNIATKQKYCRNYPPPSGAPALDTNPADYKTVNVVVVDRTGTRLAVVDTQISARVAETASNTGAIFVTVTDPSGTPVSGATVTLTNSTTSPIVNLGDTTDAGGTSIFYGMPPDSAADYVVTATKSGYSSITTIGSSGSLQPVYPKLSVIAQQSSYVTLAIAKMGTSNSLILETTDTSGAALPNVRVYMKGGYKKYTLVTDTAYYYDSLTPADTRPLTGADGMVGVQNLVPINGYTFCGDAGATSCVVGSTTYYLAAAVPYGGENPLRPITIPQYDVTNPPSPMFDYGGVSYTQKVRLMLTTNSAFPRVSSVEPGSISMSGGGQANLTVTIKGVNLTGASITFTQGSTTYSGSACSGSSTQRSCEYDFSSLAVGAPVQMTVTNAAGSLLLPTTPLGGLSVTP; the protein is encoded by the coding sequence ATGAAGCGTAAAAGGGTGGGTCAGTCCGGTTTCACACTGGTTGAACTCAGTGTGTCGCTGTTTGTGATGAGTCTGGTGATTGTTGCATTTTTTGGCCTTTTTATTTCACTTGTTCGGAGTACGATTATCGCAAAACGACGCGCGGTGGCAATTACCCTCGCAACAAATCAGATGGAGTACTTAAAATCTCTGCCGTATGATAGCCTGGCCGTTGTCGGGGGGAGTATTCTTGCCCCGACACTGTTACCGGCGACAAAGACGGAAACATTAAACGGCGTGAGGTACACTACTACAACAGGGATTAACTATGCCGATGATGCTTACGACGGCTGTGGATCCTACCCAAACATTGCGACAAAGCAAAAGTACTGTCGTAACTATCCTCCACCAAGCGGCGCTCCAGCATTAGACACCAACCCCGCCGATTATAAAACGGTGAACGTCGTTGTTGTTGATAGGACTGGCACGCGTCTTGCAGTAGTGGATACACAAATATCAGCCAGAGTTGCTGAAACGGCCAGTAACACAGGAGCAATTTTTGTAACAGTGACTGACCCGAGCGGTACACCGGTAAGCGGTGCTACTGTAACGCTCACCAACAGCACGACTAGCCCAATCGTTAATCTCGGCGACACGACCGACGCGGGTGGGACGTCAATTTTTTATGGCATGCCACCAGATAGCGCCGCCGACTATGTCGTCACGGCAACCAAGTCGGGTTATTCATCTATAACTACCATTGGGTCGAGCGGCTCGCTCCAGCCCGTGTACCCCAAGTTGTCGGTAATTGCCCAGCAATCTTCCTACGTTACGCTTGCTATCGCAAAAATGGGGACGTCAAACAGCCTGATATTGGAAACAACCGATACGTCTGGGGCAGCTCTGCCGAACGTGAGAGTGTACATGAAGGGTGGGTATAAAAAGTACACGCTCGTTACAGACACCGCCTACTATTATGACAGCCTGACGCCTGCTGATACACGCCCGTTGACCGGTGCTGACGGAATGGTTGGCGTACAAAACCTTGTTCCGATTAATGGCTATACGTTTTGTGGAGATGCGGGAGCAACCAGCTGCGTCGTTGGATCTACGACATACTATCTTGCAGCAGCCGTACCCTATGGTGGAGAAAATCCACTACGCCCAATTACCATCCCTCAGTACGATGTGACGAATCCGCCTAGTCCAATGTTTGACTACGGAGGCGTGTCGTACACGCAAAAAGTACGCCTCATGCTAACCACTAACAGCGCTTTCCCAAGGGTTTCCTCGGTTGAGCCAGGCAGTATCAGCATGTCTGGTGGAGGTCAAGCGAACCTGACGGTGACAATCAAAGGCGTGAATCTTACCGGCGCTTCGATAACATTTACTCAAGGCAGCACGACATATTCAGGCAGCGCTTGTAGTGGTAGTAGTACGCAGCGTAGCTGTGAGTATGATTTTAGCTCACTGGCCGTGGGAGCGCCCGTACAGATGACGGTTACAAATGCAGCTGGCAGTCTTTTGCTTCCAACCACTCCACTCGGAGGTCTCAGTGTCACACCATAA
- the pilM gene encoding type IV pilus assembly protein PilM, giving the protein MGSIEKTQLIPYLFEDKPLFGMDIGHNNVRIMQLQTGKHKPRVVGYGEISFDTSIIEDGVIVDVEGLARSIQKLFQHSLIGDITTRRVALSVPISKAFTRSLDMPKLSDKEILSAVQTEVEQYIPAAAESLYIDYSTVQSAKDKYTTFIVAMPRRIIDSYLVLTRLLGLEPVILQTTSGAGANMFSYDSQGDLPSVLVDFGNDSADITVYDKNPIVSGTVACGGQDITQLIAKSLGVTEREATIIKTKYGLSFSKKQKQIEAALSANLTTLVKEIQRSVRYYEERSKSKRQIAQVVIMGGGANMPGLADYLTQTLRLPVRAFDPTNFIDFGKLQPFNITERMSYVSAAGLSMLTPEEAF; this is encoded by the coding sequence ATGGGCAGCATAGAAAAAACACAACTTATTCCGTATCTATTTGAGGACAAGCCGCTCTTTGGTATGGATATTGGGCATAATAATGTCCGCATCATGCAGCTACAAACCGGAAAACACAAACCGAGGGTTGTCGGATACGGCGAAATTAGCTTCGATACCAGCATCATTGAAGACGGTGTAATCGTTGACGTCGAAGGCCTGGCTCGTTCAATCCAGAAGCTTTTTCAGCATAGTCTGATCGGAGACATTACCACGCGACGGGTTGCACTGAGCGTGCCAATCTCCAAAGCATTCACCCGCTCACTCGACATGCCTAAACTTTCCGACAAAGAAATTCTTTCGGCAGTGCAGACCGAAGTAGAACAGTACATACCAGCGGCGGCCGAGAGTTTATACATCGACTACTCGACTGTACAGTCTGCCAAAGACAAGTACACCACGTTCATCGTGGCCATGCCGCGTCGTATTATTGACTCCTACCTAGTGCTGACTCGGTTGCTGGGTCTTGAGCCAGTTATTCTACAAACCACTAGTGGGGCGGGTGCCAACATGTTTTCTTACGACTCCCAGGGGGATCTCCCAAGCGTCCTCGTTGACTTTGGCAACGACAGCGCAGATATTACCGTTTACGATAAAAACCCAATCGTCAGCGGTACCGTTGCGTGTGGAGGCCAAGATATCACTCAACTCATCGCCAAATCTCTCGGCGTGACTGAACGAGAAGCAACTATTATAAAAACAAAGTATGGTTTAAGTTTTAGCAAGAAACAAAAGCAGATTGAAGCAGCGCTTTCGGCGAACCTAACGACGCTCGTCAAAGAAATTCAGCGCAGCGTGCGCTACTACGAAGAGCGTTCAAAGAGTAAACGCCAGATTGCCCAAGTTGTCATCATGGGCGGAGGAGCCAACATGCCTGGTCTTGCCGACTATCTTACACAAACCCTTCGCCTCCCCGTGCGCGCCTTTGACCCGACCAACTTTATCGATTTCGGTAAACTACAGCCGTTCAACATCACCGAACGAATGTCCTACGTATCTGCTGCCGGGTTAAGCATGCTTACCCCAGAGGAGGCCTTCTGA